Proteins from a single region of Sphaerochaeta globosa str. Buddy:
- a CDS encoding MarR family winged helix-turn-helix transcriptional regulator — protein sequence MIDLCAIRKLQTSLRNFEEQLKEQTGMSFNDALLVCAVNKGIVEPSALAKELELSPSRLTRILDSLEARALIKRTLSSSDRRSLTVSLTETGKEMVKTYSCSDLPIPEELLFTQNTL from the coding sequence ATGATAGATTTATGTGCCATCCGTAAGTTGCAGACTTCGCTACGCAACTTCGAGGAACAACTCAAGGAACAAACCGGCATGTCATTCAACGACGCACTGCTTGTATGTGCTGTGAACAAGGGCATAGTCGAGCCAAGCGCCCTTGCCAAGGAGCTTGAACTCTCCCCCTCACGCCTTACCCGCATTCTGGACAGCTTGGAAGCCAGGGCCCTGATCAAACGGACACTCAGCAGCTCCGACCGACGGAGTCTTACCGTCTCCTTGACCGAAACAGGTAAGGAGATGGTCAAAACCTACAGTTGCTCCGATTTGCCTATTCCCGAAGAACTCTTATTCACCCAAAACACCCTTTAG
- a CDS encoding TRAP transporter small permease, which yields MASLVYRWVNKLRTTLMISITAFTVLLCLLQVFLRYFTFISMRPFAWGDEIVRLCSIWVIFLGVSVGIRENSHFAVDLFLNKIPSAKIRRLADHLLDGLAIAVFVIIAYQGFLYTSTNVTSLLQNIHISMAWFYAAIPVGSLLCLFEYGYRMVWGKAYKQRALNTNNKEQN from the coding sequence ATGGCGAGCCTTGTCTATAGATGGGTGAACAAATTACGTACAACACTCATGATTTCGATTACAGCTTTCACCGTACTGCTGTGCCTCTTACAAGTTTTCTTACGGTATTTCACCTTCATTTCGATGAGGCCCTTTGCCTGGGGTGATGAGATTGTAAGGCTCTGTTCCATCTGGGTGATTTTCCTTGGGGTGTCGGTGGGTATCCGGGAAAATAGCCACTTTGCGGTGGACCTCTTCCTGAATAAAATACCCTCGGCTAAGATTCGCAGGCTTGCGGACCACTTGCTTGATGGCTTGGCCATTGCTGTTTTTGTCATTATCGCGTATCAGGGATTTCTCTATACCAGCACCAACGTAACCAGCCTGCTTCAGAACATACACATCTCGATGGCCTGGTTCTATGCGGCAATTCCCGTCGGATCATTATTATGCCTCTTCGAGTACGGATATCGCATGGTCTGGGGAAAGGCGTACAAACAGCGTGCTTTGAACACCAACAACAAGGAGCAGAACTAA
- a CDS encoding TRAP transporter large permease, giving the protein MWQVFWVFAVLLVLIFTGLPVYLSLLLTSVLFMVGMDLPLNLVVIKMFGGVNSFSLMAIPFFIIAGNIMAKADITDKIIDLSDSLVGQFKGGLGHVNILASMFFGGIQGSGIADASAIGGMLIPAMEKQGYDKDYAVAVTAGSSMLSPIIPPSIAMILYSYYTEIPVSRLFLGGVLPGVLIALLQMGVNRYVYAKRKYNIPTKSFSLKKLIHSLYGSIGALLMPIIIIVGIVTGIVTATEAGVIAIAYGLLYGFVISKKLKIKDMPEILISSGHTTAIVMITIAAAAALSNVLVRMRFQNEVLNFVVNTIGSPISGTLFLMVVIFVLGMFLDPTVLIAMLAPTVLAIGNAFGFDAIHYGVVMVILMQVGAITPPVGSFLFVACGVANLPIDKAVKPLIPFIATVLIVVLLSFFIPPIVTLLPKLIV; this is encoded by the coding sequence ATGTGGCAGGTATTTTGGGTATTCGCAGTATTGCTTGTTTTGATTTTCACCGGCCTTCCTGTATATCTGTCTTTGTTGCTCACCAGTGTACTTTTCATGGTTGGAATGGACCTTCCCCTGAATCTGGTTGTCATCAAGATGTTTGGCGGAGTGAACTCCTTCTCGCTGATGGCCATTCCATTCTTTATCATTGCAGGAAACATTATGGCCAAGGCCGATATTACCGATAAGATCATCGACCTCTCCGACTCCTTGGTCGGTCAGTTCAAAGGTGGTCTGGGCCATGTAAATATTCTTGCCTCGATGTTTTTTGGGGGAATTCAGGGCTCAGGCATTGCCGATGCCTCGGCCATTGGGGGAATGCTCATTCCTGCAATGGAGAAGCAAGGCTATGACAAGGACTATGCAGTAGCAGTAACAGCAGGATCGTCCATGCTCAGCCCAATCATCCCTCCCAGTATCGCCATGATTCTCTATTCCTACTATACCGAGATTCCGGTGAGCCGGCTCTTTTTGGGGGGTGTTCTGCCCGGTGTCCTGATCGCCTTGCTTCAGATGGGAGTAAATCGTTATGTGTATGCAAAACGTAAGTACAATATTCCCACTAAGTCATTTTCTTTGAAAAAACTGATTCATTCCCTCTATGGTTCCATTGGTGCCTTGTTAATGCCCATCATCATCATTGTTGGAATTGTAACCGGTATTGTGACGGCAACCGAGGCTGGAGTCATCGCAATTGCTTATGGATTGCTGTATGGATTTGTGATTTCTAAGAAATTGAAGATCAAGGACATGCCTGAGATTCTGATCTCAAGCGGACATACCACAGCCATCGTTATGATTACCATCGCCGCTGCCGCAGCCCTTTCCAATGTTCTGGTGCGCATGCGCTTTCAGAACGAGGTCCTGAACTTTGTCGTCAATACCATTGGCAGTCCCATCTCAGGTACCCTGTTTTTGATGGTGGTCATCTTTGTTTTGGGCATGTTCCTCGACCCCACGGTGCTTATCGCCATGCTTGCTCCTACCGTACTTGCCATCGGTAATGCCTTCGGTTTCGATGCCATTCACTACGGAGTGGTCATGGTTATCCTGATGCAGGTGGGAGCCATTACGCCGCCGGTTGGTTCGTTCCTGTTTGTCGCGTGTGGTGTGGCGAACCTGCCTATCGATAAAGCGGTGAAACCCCTTATTCCCTTCATTGCAACAGTATTGATCGTGGTGCTTCTGAGTTTCTTCATTCCACCCATCGTCACGCTGCTTCCGAAGCTGATTGTGTAG
- a CDS encoding Gfo/Idh/MocA family protein, giving the protein MQRKDGQMYAPVGKSCLVCNPGEFTIGVIGLDHGHIYGMCNALVEAGATVTHVWDPDQNRIAAFVKAFPTAKVVRSDAAIYDNPSIDLVATAAIPSDRSSIIIKALMAGKHAFSDKPAMTSLSQLEAVRSAVQLSGKRFGIYFSERLHVEAASFADTLLADGSIGKVVQTIVLGPHRLSKPTRPTWFFQKEKFGGILTDIGSHQIDQILHYGNAQHAQVLASKVANYNNPDYPEFEDFGDASLLCDNGSSGYFRVDWFTPDGLRAWGDGRTIILGTEGHIELRKYVDLARSDTPNTVYMANGKGEFSFDANNTVGFPFFGRFIRDCLDHTELAISQEYTLHVMELALTAQKMATRISEERQ; this is encoded by the coding sequence ATGCAACGTAAGGATGGACAGATGTATGCTCCGGTAGGAAAATCCTGCTTGGTATGTAATCCTGGAGAGTTCACCATCGGAGTCATCGGGCTTGACCATGGCCATATCTATGGCATGTGCAATGCCCTGGTGGAGGCAGGGGCGACGGTCACCCATGTATGGGACCCTGACCAGAATAGAATCGCCGCCTTCGTCAAAGCTTTCCCAACGGCGAAGGTGGTACGTTCCGATGCAGCCATCTACGATAATCCCTCAATAGACTTGGTGGCAACAGCAGCCATACCTTCCGACCGAAGCAGCATCATCATCAAGGCTTTGATGGCGGGAAAGCATGCATTTTCCGATAAGCCGGCTATGACGAGTCTCAGCCAGCTGGAGGCTGTTCGTTCTGCAGTGCAGCTCAGTGGAAAGCGCTTTGGCATCTATTTCAGTGAGCGTTTGCATGTAGAAGCTGCAAGCTTCGCCGATACCCTACTAGCAGATGGTTCGATTGGAAAAGTGGTGCAAACCATCGTTTTGGGCCCTCATCGACTGAGCAAGCCGACCCGTCCTACCTGGTTTTTCCAGAAAGAGAAGTTCGGCGGTATCCTTACCGATATTGGAAGCCATCAGATCGACCAAATTCTTCACTACGGTAATGCACAGCATGCCCAAGTTCTTGCCAGTAAGGTTGCCAACTACAATAATCCCGACTATCCCGAGTTTGAAGATTTCGGCGATGCATCTTTGCTCTGTGACAATGGAAGCTCCGGGTATTTCCGAGTGGACTGGTTCACCCCCGACGGCCTGAGGGCCTGGGGCGATGGAAGAACGATTATTCTGGGAACCGAGGGGCATATAGAATTAAGAAAATATGTGGACCTTGCTCGGTCTGATACGCCCAACACCGTATATATGGCAAATGGCAAGGGAGAATTCAGTTTCGATGCCAACAACACCGTAGGGTTTCCCTTCTTCGGGCGTTTTATCCGTGACTGCCTCGATCATACTGAACTGGCTATTTCCCAAGAGTATACGCTGCATGTCATGGAACTGGCTCTTACAGCCCAGAAAATGGCTACAAGAATTTCAGAGGAGAGACAATGA
- a CDS encoding Gfo/Idh/MocA family protein — translation MIRIGIVGAGAIAAVHIDSFLQFASLCEVVAVCDTFVDKAHSLITDKKVNAQAYADIQTMLDEGNLDAISICLPPNMHATVAIQALSSGKHVIVEKPMASSLQECDQMIAAAKKHNKLLCVVSQNRWKTQLNNTKRIMDEGLLGKVVHASFDSLWWRGSVYYDLWWRGTWEQEAGGVFTSHSVHYLDLMQMLFGMPKKVQAFISNINHTNSECEDIGFAVFTYEDKVINFTSSLVSHGEKQAIVINGEKASISIPFSVSSYNSLPNGFPEQNKELEKQIQKRYEELPALELEGHPAQLLNFLRAIEQKEALALDGNVGRQTIELIHAIYKSAVLQRPVDLPLESTDPFYTKEGLVQKMPRFHTKGKSVDNFSTSKITLGRDFNA, via the coding sequence ATGATTCGTATTGGAATAGTAGGAGCGGGAGCTATCGCCGCGGTACATATTGACAGTTTTTTACAGTTTGCATCGTTATGTGAAGTGGTTGCCGTCTGTGATACCTTTGTGGATAAAGCCCATTCCTTAATCACGGACAAGAAGGTCAATGCCCAGGCGTATGCCGATATCCAGACTATGCTCGATGAGGGAAATCTGGATGCGATCAGCATCTGTCTGCCTCCGAATATGCACGCCACGGTTGCAATCCAAGCACTTTCGAGCGGCAAGCATGTCATTGTCGAAAAGCCGATGGCAAGCAGCCTCCAAGAGTGTGACCAGATGATTGCTGCTGCAAAAAAGCATAACAAGCTCCTGTGCGTAGTGAGTCAGAATCGGTGGAAAACCCAGCTGAACAACACCAAGCGCATCATGGATGAAGGCCTTTTGGGCAAGGTGGTGCATGCCTCTTTCGATTCACTGTGGTGGCGGGGTTCCGTCTATTACGACCTGTGGTGGCGCGGAACGTGGGAGCAGGAAGCGGGCGGGGTTTTTACCAGTCATTCAGTCCACTACCTGGACTTGATGCAGATGCTCTTCGGCATGCCCAAGAAGGTGCAGGCGTTCATCAGCAACATCAATCATACCAACAGTGAGTGTGAGGACATCGGTTTTGCTGTGTTTACGTATGAGGACAAGGTGATCAACTTCACCTCCTCATTGGTCTCACATGGGGAGAAGCAGGCTATTGTCATCAATGGAGAAAAGGCGAGTATAAGCATTCCTTTCAGTGTTTCTTCCTACAACAGTCTGCCCAATGGCTTTCCGGAGCAAAACAAGGAGCTTGAGAAGCAGATCCAGAAGCGGTATGAAGAGCTCCCTGCCCTGGAATTGGAAGGACATCCGGCCCAGCTTCTGAACTTCCTTCGGGCCATTGAGCAGAAAGAAGCACTTGCCCTTGACGGGAATGTGGGAAGGCAGACCATTGAGTTGATCCATGCCATTTACAAGTCTGCCGTGCTCCAACGGCCGGTAGACCTTCCCCTAGAGAGCACAGACCCCTTCTATACCAAGGAAGGGTTGGTCCAGAAAATGCCCAGGTTCCATACCAAGGGCAAGAGCGTTGATAACTTTTCGACTTCCAAGATTACCTTGGGTCGGGATTTCAACGCATAA
- a CDS encoding TRAP transporter substrate-binding protein, with amino-acid sequence MKKSLILVLALVLLASTALFAQGTKEGAAETYKLRASTNLAGTGTIGRGLTKFVELVNEKSGGRIVATANYGSELGNQAEQVEMARTGSLEMVVAAPGTGPGTWVPQLMMFEFPYIFKDNDHYRRVLKGLEGEVSNLVQPYGFIALAGQSQGSRHMLTKKPVTKLEDLANMKMRGPNAVYISMFKHLGAAGTTMDWNEIYTALQTGVVDGMEASPSMINSMKFQDVAKNLTITDHIIACTYYFFNEKWFNSLPSDLQTIVRQAADEAAAYQAIIDDQDQKASLEKMRAEGVAIHQPTDRAKWVAACSPMLAEYRAKGEGWNNFIDKMLAIQ; translated from the coding sequence ATGAAGAAAAGCTTGATTTTGGTGCTCGCACTGGTGCTCCTAGCTAGCACAGCATTGTTCGCACAGGGAACCAAGGAGGGTGCAGCAGAGACGTACAAACTCCGAGCTTCCACCAACCTTGCAGGTACCGGTACGATTGGTCGTGGTTTGACGAAGTTTGTTGAATTGGTCAACGAAAAGAGTGGTGGACGCATTGTAGCAACCGCCAACTATGGTTCTGAACTTGGCAACCAAGCCGAGCAGGTTGAAATGGCACGCACTGGATCGTTGGAGATGGTCGTTGCGGCTCCCGGTACCGGTCCCGGCACTTGGGTTCCCCAGCTGATGATGTTCGAGTTCCCGTACATCTTCAAGGATAACGATCACTACCGCAGAGTTCTCAAGGGTCTGGAAGGTGAAGTGAGCAATCTGGTACAGCCGTATGGTTTCATCGCCCTCGCAGGCCAGAGCCAGGGTTCCAGGCATATGCTGACCAAGAAGCCTGTCACCAAGCTTGAGGATCTTGCAAACATGAAGATGCGCGGTCCCAATGCAGTGTACATCAGCATGTTCAAGCACCTTGGTGCTGCCGGTACCACCATGGACTGGAACGAGATTTACACCGCTTTGCAGACTGGTGTCGTTGACGGTATGGAAGCATCCCCGAGCATGATCAACTCGATGAAGTTCCAGGATGTTGCAAAGAACCTGACCATCACCGACCACATCATCGCTTGCACGTATTACTTCTTCAACGAGAAGTGGTTCAATTCACTGCCCTCCGATCTGCAGACCATTGTTCGCCAGGCAGCAGATGAGGCCGCAGCCTACCAGGCAATCATCGACGACCAGGACCAGAAGGCTTCCTTGGAGAAAATGAGAGCCGAGGGTGTTGCCATCCATCAGCCGACCGACCGCGCCAAGTGGGTCGCAGCCTGCAGTCCGATGCTCGCAGAGTATCGTGCAAAGGGTGAAGGCTGGAACAATTTCATCGATAAGATGCTTGCTATCCAATAA
- a CDS encoding GntR family transcriptional regulator, translating to MIVEVKRPKETASEYALRVLKENIISLDLAPGSMVSENEIAAQLGISRTPVREALIELSRVGIVEILPQKGSRINCIDYGMVEESRFLRLVLEREVVKLICSSEKKLDLSSLQENLRLQSFYVEHSKPEKLLELDNQFHALLFLLADKVQCYGWMMEGLTVHFDRVRSMSLSAVKDIKIVSDHQAIVQALADRNTSVAEQLMEKHLSRYKIDEQAIRETYPTYFC from the coding sequence ATGATTGTTGAAGTGAAACGACCGAAGGAAACAGCCTCTGAATATGCCTTGCGGGTATTGAAGGAGAATATCATTTCTCTGGACCTCGCTCCCGGGAGCATGGTCAGCGAGAATGAGATCGCCGCCCAGCTGGGTATTTCGCGCACCCCTGTGCGGGAAGCCCTGATCGAACTGAGCCGCGTGGGTATCGTTGAGATCCTGCCGCAGAAGGGTAGCCGCATCAACTGTATCGACTACGGCATGGTAGAAGAGTCCCGTTTTTTGCGTTTGGTTCTTGAGCGTGAAGTGGTCAAACTTATTTGTAGCAGTGAAAAGAAGCTCGACTTGTCCTCTCTACAGGAGAACCTAAGGCTGCAGAGTTTTTATGTGGAACATTCGAAGCCCGAGAAATTACTCGAACTGGACAATCAGTTTCATGCCTTGCTGTTTTTACTGGCTGACAAGGTACAGTGCTACGGGTGGATGATGGAAGGCCTTACCGTCCATTTCGACCGGGTGCGCAGCATGAGCCTGAGTGCAGTAAAGGACATCAAGATTGTGAGCGACCACCAGGCGATTGTCCAAGCATTGGCCGACCGGAATACGAGTGTGGCAGAGCAACTGATGGAGAAACATCTTTCCCGGTATAAGATCGACGAACAGGCAATTCGAGAAACGTATCCAACCTACTTTTGCTAA
- a CDS encoding SGNH/GDSL hydrolase family protein codes for MHTILCYGDSNTFGTNPSGGRWEADVRWTGLLSTMLGPSYRIIEEGLGGRTTVFDDPLEPKRNGLEYLPVSLQSHRPLDLVILSLGTNDCKFLFSANERVIAKGLEKLITTVKNHPYGNGYPVPQVLVISPIHIGDDIETSIFASYDARSAVLSKRLSAPIKAMAEEQHVLFFDAAEVAASSPIDQLHMDKDGHASLAQALYPLILSVFGDSEKPKPPSESVKEASHARLFGFLKR; via the coding sequence ATGCACACAATTCTTTGTTATGGTGATTCCAACACTTTCGGTACCAACCCCAGCGGGGGAAGGTGGGAAGCCGATGTCCGCTGGACTGGCCTTCTTTCTACGATGCTTGGTCCCTCGTACCGCATCATCGAGGAAGGTCTTGGGGGAAGAACCACGGTGTTTGACGACCCCCTGGAACCCAAGCGCAATGGTTTGGAGTACCTTCCAGTCTCCTTGCAGAGTCATCGTCCGCTTGACTTGGTCATTCTCAGCCTGGGCACCAACGACTGCAAATTCCTCTTCTCCGCCAATGAACGGGTAATCGCCAAGGGGCTGGAGAAGTTGATCACCACGGTAAAAAATCATCCCTATGGAAACGGGTATCCCGTTCCCCAAGTCCTGGTCATTTCCCCGATTCATATCGGAGATGATATTGAGACTTCAATTTTCGCTTCCTACGACGCACGCTCAGCAGTATTGAGCAAACGTCTTAGCGCCCCCATCAAGGCAATGGCAGAAGAGCAGCATGTACTTTTCTTCGATGCAGCCGAAGTGGCAGCGAGCAGTCCGATCGACCAACTGCATATGGATAAGGATGGCCATGCCTCTCTTGCCCAAGCATTGTATCCTCTGATCCTCTCGGTGTTCGGTGATTCAGAGAAACCAAAACCTCCTTCTGAAAGTGTGAAGGAGGCTTCTCATGCAAGACTTTTTGGCTTTCTCAAGCGCTAA
- a CDS encoding endonuclease/exonuclease/phosphatase family protein codes for MQRISLITLNLWNTEYWEQRRTCVVSFVQTFHADIYCFQEVREQTLCVLDSALSEYQRIEGPEEGWRCENSIYVKKSLFTVLDYGRVDLQMPEIHRGVFWARLRTTDNRPLFVATMHLTHQLNADELRTGIGYRHGEAHRAAKALNSLIGDDDAIICGDFNDPVHPARIFSQEAGFTEVFTALGLCAPVTFPCPYLSNEGFLVEAIDKIMLRGNIKPVLATSPQYTIVGGVLSDHWPVAAVLDIGL; via the coding sequence ATGCAACGAATCAGTCTCATTACCTTGAATTTGTGGAATACTGAGTATTGGGAACAACGAAGAACGTGTGTTGTTTCCTTTGTACAGACCTTTCATGCAGATATCTACTGCTTTCAGGAGGTCCGTGAACAGACCTTATGCGTTCTGGACTCTGCTCTCAGCGAATACCAGCGCATCGAGGGACCCGAAGAGGGCTGGAGGTGCGAGAATTCCATCTATGTAAAGAAAAGCCTCTTCACCGTCCTTGACTATGGGAGGGTGGATTTACAGATGCCGGAAATCCATCGGGGCGTCTTCTGGGCACGCCTCAGAACAACCGATAACCGTCCCCTGTTCGTCGCCACCATGCACCTTACCCACCAGCTCAATGCCGATGAACTCAGAACAGGCATAGGCTACCGCCATGGAGAAGCTCATAGGGCAGCCAAGGCTTTGAATAGTCTGATCGGTGATGACGATGCCATCATTTGCGGTGACTTCAATGATCCGGTACATCCTGCCAGAATCTTTTCTCAAGAAGCCGGCTTTACCGAAGTGTTCACCGCTTTGGGGTTGTGTGCCCCGGTCACCTTCCCGTGTCCCTACTTGAGCAATGAAGGCTTTCTGGTTGAGGCAATCGATAAAATCATGCTGCGCGGCAACATCAAACCGGTTCTTGCCACCAGTCCCCAATACACCATTGTGGGGGGAGTGCTCTCCGACCACTGGCCGGTAGCAGCCGTACTGGATATCGGCCTTTAG